The segment CCGGTCATCCGGAACGCCCCAGCCGCATAAGTGGCACACTGGCCAGGCTTCGCTCACAATCCGAAATGGCCCTGTCCTGGGCTGAACCAACAGAAGCAAAAGATGCTCCCATTCTTCGTGCGCACTCACCTGAATTACTTGCTTCTTTGGATAAGCCTTATGACTTTGATGCCGATACGCCTTATTATCTGGAGATTGCCGCACATGCCCGGCGTTCGGTCGGTGGTGCTTTGGAGGCGCTGAAATCGGCGCGTGCCGGTGAACCAGCTTTTAGTCTTATGCGCCCTCCTGGTCATCATGCCACCCGCAATCAGGCGATGGGGTTCTGCTATTTGAATTCCATCGCCATTGCCACGCTGGAAGCGCATGCCACCGGCGCGAAACGAGTGGCGGTTTACGACTTTGACGTTCACCATGGAAATGGAACGGAAGCCATTCTGAAGGATACACCTGGCGCTGCATTCTTTTCGATTCATCAGTTCCCCTGTTATCCGGGAACTGGCAGCAAGAACGTTGGCAACAATTGCTTCAACTTCCCCGTGGCTCCTGGCACTCCTCGAATGGAATATCGCCGCATTTTAACCGAAGCGCTCGAAGGTCTAAAGAGGTTCGAGCCCGACATCATTGCCGTATCAGCAGGTTTTGATGCTTATGCGCGCGATCCTTTGGCGAACGGGACGCTTGAAGCGGAAGATTACTTCTGGTTGGGGGAATCTTTTCGCAAGCTGGGAATCCCCTTTTTCAGCATTTTGGAAGGCGGTTACAGTGACGACTTGCCCGAACTGATTTTTGCTTATTTGAAGGGTATCGATGGAAAGTAATTCAGACGTTCACAATCCGAACTCACTTGAGCCAACTTCATTTCTGCACTCCAATTTTATTAATTACCCCGCAGGAACCGTGTGGTGAATCGGTATCGGCAACAAGTCATGAAATCAGTAGTTGGTTTAATGCAAATGAAAGAAGACTTTAAGATCGGGGACACAACCATCCACGCCATCGTCCATCGCAAGCACGTCGACCAACCAACGATGCTCAATGTCCACGATGATGAAAACACCGCGGTGGAGGCAGGCAAGGTGAGCCTGATTGATGATGGTGGACGAATTATCGAACTGGTCCATTCAGGCAAGCGACTCATCACTTTCACCTTGGGCGAAACGAATTACACCTTTGATCCGAATCGTATTTTTTCTGATCCGGGCATTATTGCCACGTTAAAAAGGCACGGCAGCTACTCCGAGGAGGCGCATAAGGAGATTGCAGCGTTTGCAAATCAATACTTGAACCGATTCCGCCTTGACCAGGAACCAGTGATTATCGCACTGCATAATGTTTCCGACAAAACCTTTTCAATCGAATCCTTCGCTGCAGGAGGATGGCTCTGTGCAGGCATTGCTGAAATACATATAAATCCTTCCCACAGTAAATTTGATTTCTTTTTTGTGACAGACAAAAGATTTCACACCTATTTGAAGGAACGCGACTTTAATGTCGTTTTACAGGACAACGACCAGGTCCCGGATGACGGCTCACTTTCGGTTTACTTCGCGCACAAAAATATTCCGTATATTAATGTCGAAGCAGAAATGGGGCATCTGGAAAGCCAGATCGAGATGCTCAAAGCAGTTCGAGGAATGCTACGGACTTTGAGACTGGAGAATTACCGGGATTTCGACCTGTAGCCACTACTTCGCCACGGCGATCATGTCTACTGTGATGGTATTGCCTGTACTACCAACCCCTTTGACCATGGCCTTTGACGCAGCCGGCGGACGCAATGGATTATAAAATTCTGGACGAATATCATTCAGTTTTGCGCTCGCTTCGCTGTCCGAAACATAATAGGTGGCCTTTACCAGATGTTCCAGGTCACTCCCGGTTTCGTTGGCGATCGTCTTAAGTTCATCAAATATTTCACGGACCTGCTCTGCACCGCTGGTGGATTGCTTCCCATACAAGCCGGACAAGTAAATGCTCTTGCCGTTCCGCACGTGAGCGACGCGGCTGAATACCTTGGAAGTGGTAAGTTTTGGCGGTGTGCTGAATACAACAGAATCACCCCTTGACTCCTCCGACTTCCCTTCGGAAGCGATCATCTCGATCTCGATGGGAGTATTGGTTGGACTGCTCCACTCGACATAGACAACCGGCGGCGCCAACTCACCTTCAAAAAATTTCGCGACTTCCGCTTCCACGATTTCCTTATCAGAGATCGGCTGCATGAAAGCCTTCAGTTGAACCACGTGCGTTTTGGAAAGGCCTAGAAATTTCAAAGTTTCCTCCAAACTTGCCAGGGTCCCGCGTGTCGCTTCCGTGATGTCCCCATTCTTTGCCTGGCCAGAAATGTAGAACTTCCCTCCAGAAGGTAGAATCGCAACCGCAGCAGTCTTATCTTTAAAACCCTGTTGCATGGCCATCCGCTGAGAGGAACTCTGCGGCTTTTCAGTTTTCACCACCGCAACTGCATCCATCGCCACAAGGGCGTCAGGAGTGGTTAAGTTTCCTGTGACGAAAGTTACTGAAGGTTTGGCCTTGCCCGAAAAGGTCTGCGCGAGAACCTTCGCAACGCTCTCCACATTTTCATCACGCGAAACATACACGTTGATCTTAACCACATGCGTCCAATCGGTGCCGGCCAGAACCAGCGCGCGTTTGAGATTCTCGATGGACTGCTTCGTTTGCTGCGCCACATTCCCCTTACCCACGATTTCCCCCTTCTCACTGAAGGGCAAAAATTGAGCTGTATGCGCCAGCGGTACATCATCGACAATCACCGCTTTGGAGGCCCATCTTTCCTTTTCAGCAGCAACATACCGGATGCTTTCAGATTGTGCTGCGTAGGCATTGTTCGCCAGACCATGCACGAACAGCGTCAGAAGGAGCAAGCCTCCAGCCAATGGCTTAATTTTCATACGTTCAGGAACAAAAAAAGCATCAAGCAATCCACATGAAATGTAAATGGGAAAGCGGCAACCACTCTGACTTCCTTGTCGTATGGCTAAATGTTTTCCGCGATTGTAGGCTGGGGCTCGTATTTCGCCTGCATCTCCGGAGGCAATTCGGCATTCTCGCGCGCCAACACACGGTAATTTCGAATCTGCACCGAAACCGCCCGGCCATCTTCCAGGCCCAACTGAGCATACTCCTCCTTGGTCATGCGGGAACGCAGCATCAAGCCGGACGGTAATTCCAACTCCAACCGCAACATGATTCCCAGGAAGAAGGTACGCCGTAGCACCGCCTGATATTTGAACTGGGTGAGGTCCGTTGATACCTGGACAGCGTAAGGGCGAAAGCCAATGCGGATGCGCTGGCCGTCTGGCTGGCCGTCTGCGGGGAATTCCATTTCGTTGATCCTGCCGATTCCATCGCGTACTTGCAGCTCCATCACATTCATCACCCCGATGAATCGCGCCACAAATTCATTCACGGGATGATCATAAACCTCCCGTGGCGCGCCAATCTGCTCAAGATGGCCGCGAGAGAAAATCACAATGCGATCCGAGACCTCCATGGCCTCCTCTTGATCGTGTGTCACAAATAACGTCGTAACATTTAGATCCTTGTGCAAATGCACCAACCACTCGCGCAGTTCCTGTCGAATTTTGGCATCCACCGCGCCGAAGGGCTCATCCAACAGCAGGACACTCGGCTTGGGCGCCAATGCCCGCGCAATAGCCACGCGCTGCCGTTGACCGCCCGACAATTGGTGTGGGTAACGCTTTTCCAGCCCTGCGAGTCCTAATAAGGTCAGCAATTCAGCAACTCGGGCTTCGATATCAGTTTTTTTCCACTTCTTGATCTTCAGGCCAAATGCGATGTTCTTGAACACGGTCATGTTCTTAAACAAGGCATAGTTTTGGAAAACAAATCCTATGTTCCGTTTCTGAACCGAGATGTTGTTCACACGTTCGCCACGGATAAGAATGTCTCCGCCTGTCGGAACTTCCAAACCGGCAATCATGCGCAGCACAGTGGTTTTGCCGCCTCCACTTGGTCCCAACAATGCCATTAACTCGCCCTCGCGGACAGAAAAGTTTACATTTTTGACAGCCGCAACTTCACCGAATTCTTTGCTGACATTTTTTAGTTCAATACTCATCCAAACCTTACATCTCGGAGTTCAAATCGGCACCCGCACGTTGAGCTAATTCATAGCTTCTGTTTGTTTTCCATTCAACGAACGTTTTAATGCCTAAAGTGACCAGCGCCAGCAGTGCCAGGAGGCTTGCGACCGCGAAGGCCGCGGCTAGATCCCCACCTTCAAAGAGGGTATCCACTCGCAATGGCATCGTTTCGCTCTGCCCCATGATACGACCCGAGACAACCGAAACCGCACCATATTCTCCCATGGCCCGCGCGTTGCACAAAATAACGCCATAAAGCAGTCCCCATTTAACTGAAGGCAATGTGACGTGCCAAAATGTCTGCCAACCACTCGCACCCAGAGTTAACGCGGCCTGCTCCTGCTCCGCGCCTGATGCCTGCATTATAGGAATCAACTCACGCGCGACGAACGGGAATGTAATAAATAACGTGGCTAGAATCATTCCCGGCACAGCGAAGATGATTTTGATGTCGTGTTCGTCCAGCCACGATCCAAAATATCCCTGCAGACCGAACATCAAAACAAAAATCAGACCGGCAACCACCGGCGAAATCGCAAATGGAAGGTCGATCAATGTAATTAAAAAAGATTTGCCCTTGAATTCAAACTTCGCAATCGCCCAGGAAGCCGCCAACCCGAAAACAACATTCAGAGGCACAGTGATGGCAGCGATTATGAGAGTCAGCCTGATGGCTGACCACGTGTACTCGTCTTTGAGTGCGGCAACGTATAAACTCCAACCTTTTTCAAACGCTTGATAAAACACGTTTACCAGAGGCACCAGAAGAAATAGGAAAGCAAATGCCAGCCCAATGCCGACCAGCAGCCATTTCACAAAGGGAGATTCTTCTGTTCCGCGTCGTGAAGCGCTGCGATTGGCCCCTAAATTTGATTTTAAAGCTCCAGCCATATCAGTTTGCAGCCTTGTTAAACCTTCCTGCCCATGCCTCCACCCAATTAATCAACGCGAGTATAAGAAATGAAATCACGAGCAACACCGCAGCGATTGCGGTCGCTCCGCTATAATCGTGCTGATCCAATCTTATTACAATTAACTGCGGAGCAATTTGAGTCTTGCCAGGAATATTTGCAGAGACGAATACAATGGAACCGTATTCCCCCATGGCACGTGCAAAAGCGAGAGCGAATCCGGTCACAACGGTGGGAAATATTGTAGGCGCCAGGACACTGACGAAAGTTCGCAATCGGCTGGCTCCCAATGTTGCCGCGGCCTCTTCCACTTCCTGTTCCAGGTTCTCCAATACCGGCTGCAATGTTCTCACAACAAAGGGCAGGCCAACAAAGGTTAAGGCTATGACGACTGCCAGCGGGGTATAAACTGCTTTGATGCCCAGCGGAACAAGGAAGCGGCCGAGCCATCCATTCGCCGCGAACAAATTGCATAAAGTTAATCCCGCAACGGCAGTCGGCAGGGCAAAAGGAAAATCAATCAGGGCATCGACAAACCGCTTTCCCGGAAAATCGTATCGCGAAAGAATCCATGCCAGCAACGTTCCAAACACGGCATTTAAAAGCGCGGCAATAAAGGAGGCGCCGAACGTGAGTTTGTAAGCGGCTATTGCGAGCGGGTCGGTCACGATCCTCCAGAAATCATGCAAGGATAAGTGCGCAGCTTTGAGGAACAATCCGGCGATCGGAATAATAACCAGCAGGCTGAGGTACACGAGCGTATACCCCATCGTCAGCCCAAAACCGGGCAGAGGGTTAAATCGTTTGTTGGCCATTTAGGTTAAGCGCGCAAAAAACTATCTTAATCTAATTCATATTACACGATTGTTTATGCTGCTTCAGAATAAAGATCGCTCAAGGAGTCGCTCTCCACGCCGACATCAGCGAAAAGCCAGGACGATAGATATCGTTCCGAACTGGAAGGCAAAATGGCTACGATCGTCTTGTCTTTATTTTCTGGTCGTTTCGCGACCTGCAAAGATGCCCAAACCACCGCACCACTCGAAATCCCGATCGGAATACCTTCCTGTCGGTTGATTTCCTTGGAAATTGGAGCCGAATCCTCCTCTGTGACCTGAATAATTTCGTCCACAACACTTAAGTTCAGGTTGTCCGGCACAAACCCTGCCCCCAGCCCCTGCAATTTGTGCGGCCCGGGTTTGCCACCAGAAAGCACAGGTGAACCTGCCGGCTCGACCGCTATCGCCCGGAAACTCGGCTTACGTTGCTTGATTACCTCAGCCACCCCGCTGATGGTGCCGCCCGTTCCCACCCCGGCAACAACTATGTCCACCAATCCATCAGTATCCCGCCATATCTCTTGGGCCGTGGTCCGGCGATGAATCTCCGGATTGGATGGATTTGAAAATTGTTGCAGGATGACGCTGTTGGGAATTTTCGCATTCAGTTCTTCGGCCTTGGCAATCGCGCCCTTCATCCCTTTCGCGCCTTCTGTGAGAACCAGACGCGCGCCCAGGATTTTCAACAACTTGCGCCGCTCCAAGGTCATCGTCTCCGGCATGGTCAAAATAATCTTCAAACCTCGCGCCGCGGCGGCAAATGCAAGTGCAATGCCCGTGTTCCCGCTCGTCGGCTCGATGAGAATTGTATCCTCGTTGATCCGACCGGAACGCAGGGCATCATCAATCATCGCCACGCCGATCCGGTCTTTCACGCTGGATAGTGGATTGAAAAATTCCAGCTTAAGCAAAATATTCGCAACTGCTCCATGCAATTTGGCCGTGCGATTCAATCGAACCAGCGGCGTATTGCCAATGGTTTCAGTAATATCATTAAAAATGCGTGCCATAGGCTTTCTTGAATTTAGATGTTTGCAGCAATCGCCATCAAATAGCGGTACTCCACAAGGATCGTTTGCAGCGCGATTGACAAGGCCTCAACCTGGCGGTGCAAGGGAGCTTTTTGCGGTGTTTCCAAAGTGATTTCGAACGGTGGCCGTTGCAAATTATGCGGTGCCTTAAGGACGCCGTTGAAGCACTGCGTGATAATTCCATTTTGAGCGGGAAAACCATCAATCTCGGGCTGGCTGTTGCGGGGCAGGAATTGCTCCGCTTCGCGCAAAGCAGGCTCCAGAAGGTTTTCGGATAAGACCGCCCCGCTCGCATAACCGTACATTCCATCGCTCGTATCATCCGAGTGCAAGGTCACAATGCCATCAAAAGCATGCGTCCAC is part of the Pedosphaera parvula Ellin514 genome and harbors:
- the cysK gene encoding cysteine synthase A codes for the protein MARIFNDITETIGNTPLVRLNRTAKLHGAVANILLKLEFFNPLSSVKDRIGVAMIDDALRSGRINEDTILIEPTSGNTGIALAFAAAARGLKIILTMPETMTLERRKLLKILGARLVLTEGAKGMKGAIAKAEELNAKIPNSVILQQFSNPSNPEIHRRTTAQEIWRDTDGLVDIVVAGVGTGGTISGVAEVIKQRKPSFRAIAVEPAGSPVLSGGKPGPHKLQGLGAGFVPDNLNLSVVDEIIQVTEEDSAPISKEINRQEGIPIGISSGAVVWASLQVAKRPENKDKTIVAILPSSSERYLSSWLFADVGVESDSLSDLYSEAA
- a CDS encoding RidA family protein, which translates into the protein MKIKPLAGGLLLLTLFVHGLANNAYAAQSESIRYVAAEKERWASKAVIVDDVPLAHTAQFLPFSEKGEIVGKGNVAQQTKQSIENLKRALVLAGTDWTHVVKINVYVSRDENVESVAKVLAQTFSGKAKPSVTFVTGNLTTPDALVAMDAVAVVKTEKPQSSSQRMAMQQGFKDKTAAVAILPSGGKFYISGQAKNGDITEATRGTLASLEETLKFLGLSKTHVVQLKAFMQPISDKEIVEAEVAKFFEGELAPPVVYVEWSSPTNTPIEIEMIASEGKSEESRGDSVVFSTPPKLTTSKVFSRVAHVRNGKSIYLSGLYGKQSTSGAEQVREIFDELKTIANETGSDLEHLVKATYYVSDSEASAKLNDIRPEFYNPLRPPAASKAMVKGVGSTGNTITVDMIAVAK
- a CDS encoding histone deacetylase family protein → MKIITDERCTSYSRPGHPERPSRISGTLARLRSQSEMALSWAEPTEAKDAPILRAHSPELLASLDKPYDFDADTPYYLEIAAHARRSVGGALEALKSARAGEPAFSLMRPPGHHATRNQAMGFCYLNSIAIATLEAHATGAKRVAVYDFDVHHGNGTEAILKDTPGAAFFSIHQFPCYPGTGSKNVGNNCFNFPVAPGTPRMEYRRILTEALEGLKRFEPDIIAVSAGFDAYARDPLANGTLEAEDYFWLGESFRKLGIPFFSILEGGYSDDLPELIFAYLKGIDGK
- the cysW gene encoding sulfate ABC transporter permease subunit CysW, with translation MAGALKSNLGANRSASRRGTEESPFVKWLLVGIGLAFAFLFLLVPLVNVFYQAFEKGWSLYVAALKDEYTWSAIRLTLIIAAITVPLNVVFGLAASWAIAKFEFKGKSFLITLIDLPFAISPVVAGLIFVLMFGLQGYFGSWLDEHDIKIIFAVPGMILATLFITFPFVARELIPIMQASGAEQEQAALTLGASGWQTFWHVTLPSVKWGLLYGVILCNARAMGEYGAVSVVSGRIMGQSETMPLRVDTLFEGGDLAAAFAVASLLALLALVTLGIKTFVEWKTNRSYELAQRAGADLNSEM
- a CDS encoding sulfate/molybdate ABC transporter ATP-binding protein, with the translated sequence MSIELKNVSKEFGEVAAVKNVNFSVREGELMALLGPSGGGKTTVLRMIAGLEVPTGGDILIRGERVNNISVQKRNIGFVFQNYALFKNMTVFKNIAFGLKIKKWKKTDIEARVAELLTLLGLAGLEKRYPHQLSGGQRQRVAIARALAPKPSVLLLDEPFGAVDAKIRQELREWLVHLHKDLNVTTLFVTHDQEEAMEVSDRIVIFSRGHLEQIGAPREVYDHPVNEFVARFIGVMNVMELQVRDGIGRINEMEFPADGQPDGQRIRIGFRPYAVQVSTDLTQFKYQAVLRRTFFLGIMLRLELELPSGLMLRSRMTKEEYAQLGLEDGRAVSVQIRNYRVLARENAELPPEMQAKYEPQPTIAENI
- the cysT gene encoding sulfate ABC transporter permease subunit CysT → MANKRFNPLPGFGLTMGYTLVYLSLLVIIPIAGLFLKAAHLSLHDFWRIVTDPLAIAAYKLTFGASFIAALLNAVFGTLLAWILSRYDFPGKRFVDALIDFPFALPTAVAGLTLCNLFAANGWLGRFLVPLGIKAVYTPLAVVIALTFVGLPFVVRTLQPVLENLEQEVEEAAATLGASRLRTFVSVLAPTIFPTVVTGFALAFARAMGEYGSIVFVSANIPGKTQIAPQLIVIRLDQHDYSGATAIAAVLLVISFLILALINWVEAWAGRFNKAAN